A single genomic interval of Amycolatopsis albispora harbors:
- a CDS encoding gluconokinase, with product MTVVVVMGVSGSGKTTVGTALAEALGVAYAEADSFHPKANIEKMTAGTPLTDEDRWPWLDAIAGWIREHDESGGVVTSSALKRRYRDVLRGGGDVWFVHLHGPREVIAQRLSGRSGHFMPPSLLDSQFADLEPLADDERGVVLDVTESPEQLVQQALDALP from the coding sequence ATGACGGTCGTGGTCGTGATGGGTGTGTCGGGTTCGGGCAAGACCACCGTGGGCACCGCGCTCGCGGAGGCGCTCGGCGTGGCGTACGCGGAGGCGGATTCCTTCCACCCGAAGGCGAACATCGAGAAGATGACCGCGGGCACCCCGCTGACCGACGAGGACCGCTGGCCCTGGCTCGACGCCATCGCCGGGTGGATCCGCGAGCACGACGAGTCCGGTGGGGTGGTCACCTCGTCGGCGCTGAAGCGGCGGTACCGCGACGTGCTGCGTGGTGGCGGCGACGTCTGGTTCGTCCACCTCCACGGCCCGCGCGAGGTGATCGCGCAGCGCCTGTCCGGGCGGTCGGGCCACTTCATGCCGCCGTCGCTGCTGGACTCCCAGTTCGCCGACCTCGAACCGCTCGCCGACGACGAGCGCGGCGTGGTGCTCGACGTGACCGAGTCGCCGGAGCAGCTCGTCCAGCAGGCGCTCGACGCCCTGCCCTAA
- a CDS encoding DUF4142 domain-containing protein produces MHELSPKGHAMTNPARSRHAVKPRSRRLLSLLVASLLPVISLLCGGSPASAQAELAPADEEILVKVRLAGLWEGPISKLISERTTNPKIREVGGHLSEEHAVLDGEVQKTAAQVGVSLPSQPTAQQQGWMDEISGKTGAEADRTYVNLARAAHGTVFPLVATVRATTKNDAIRSFAQKAVNAVMRHMTLLEGTGLARADSLTGATPATPAANGVAGNPARSVATTGAEGGGDELGFGGVLLGVLAGLVAIAATLGLVRWFGAYRRGSRHASD; encoded by the coding sequence ATGCACGAACTTTCCCCGAAGGGGCACGCGATGACCAACCCCGCCCGGTCCCGGCACGCGGTGAAACCGCGCTCGCGCCGGCTGCTGTCCCTGCTCGTGGCGAGCCTGCTGCCGGTGATTTCCTTGCTGTGCGGTGGTTCCCCCGCCTCCGCGCAGGCCGAACTGGCCCCGGCCGACGAGGAGATCCTGGTCAAGGTGCGGCTCGCCGGGCTGTGGGAGGGCCCGATCAGCAAGCTGATTTCCGAGCGCACCACCAATCCGAAGATCAGGGAGGTCGGCGGGCACCTGTCCGAAGAGCACGCGGTGCTCGACGGCGAGGTGCAGAAAACCGCCGCGCAGGTCGGCGTCAGCCTGCCCAGCCAGCCGACCGCGCAGCAGCAGGGCTGGATGGACGAAATCTCCGGCAAGACCGGTGCCGAGGCGGACCGCACCTACGTCAACCTGGCCCGCGCTGCGCACGGCACGGTCTTCCCGCTCGTCGCCACCGTGCGCGCGACCACCAAGAACGACGCGATCCGCTCCTTCGCGCAGAAGGCGGTCAACGCGGTGATGCGCCACATGACCCTGCTGGAAGGCACCGGACTGGCCCGCGCCGACTCGCTGACCGGCGCCACCCCGGCCACACCCGCGGCCAACGGCGTAGCGGGCAACCCGGCCCGCTCGGTGGCCACCACCGGTGCCGAAGGCGGCGGTGACGAACTGGGCTTCGGTGGTGTGCTGCTCGGCGTGCTCGCCGGCCTCGTGGCCATCGCCGCCACGCTCGGCCTGGTGCGCTGGTTCGGGGCCTACCGCCGCGGCTCACGCCACGCCAGCGACTGA
- a CDS encoding zf-HC2 domain-containing protein, with protein sequence MNGRHSALAAYALDALDESGARKFERHLARCARCREELTGYAESGLFGLLRDAAESGVLNPLLDSIPAQRATEPDAAPPRRRLLSCRSRLRRVLLLVGR encoded by the coding sequence ATGAACGGACGGCATTCCGCGCTCGCGGCCTACGCACTGGACGCATTGGACGAGAGCGGAGCCAGGAAATTCGAACGACATTTGGCGCGGTGCGCGCGCTGCCGGGAGGAATTGACCGGGTACGCCGAATCGGGGCTGTTCGGCCTGCTCCGCGACGCGGCGGAGTCCGGTGTGCTCAACCCGCTGCTGGACTCCATCCCGGCCCAGCGAGCGACCGAGCCGGACGCCGCACCACCGCGGCGGCGCCTGCTGTCCTGCCGGTCACGCCTGCGCCGCGTGCTGCTGCTGGTGGGGAGGTGA
- a CDS encoding cobalamin biosynthesis protein CobD/CbiB yields the protein MSAGRAIGLLLGVAADGIVGHPKDGRPVAGFARLARALEKKIYADHPVPGAVHAGLLAGGAVLLGVLTERAGRRSPVLQATGTAITTWAVLGGAALAIDGTELARDLETGRLDAARDTLSELDPRDTQGLTVIALSRASVETVAESTSDAVVSPLFWGAVAGAPGLLGARALKVLRRLNSSPRHHRFGWVVVRLDELVNLLPTRVAAALTVSGAPVVGGSAAGAWRAWQRDASAHPSPNAGRVEAAFAGALEIRLGGRTVYPHGVEELPVLGDGRNPDAGHVTRAVELSRVVGWLAGISSAVLAVVLGLRRR from the coding sequence GTGAGCGCGGGACGCGCGATCGGTCTGTTGCTGGGGGTGGCCGCCGACGGCATCGTCGGGCACCCGAAAGACGGCCGGCCGGTAGCCGGATTCGCCCGCCTGGCGCGGGCGCTGGAGAAGAAGATCTACGCCGACCACCCGGTGCCGGGCGCGGTGCACGCGGGGCTGCTCGCCGGGGGCGCGGTGCTGCTCGGCGTGCTGACCGAGCGCGCGGGCCGCCGCAGCCCGGTGCTGCAGGCCACCGGCACGGCGATCACCACCTGGGCGGTGCTCGGCGGCGCGGCGCTGGCGATCGACGGCACCGAGCTGGCACGCGACCTGGAGACCGGCAGGCTGGACGCCGCCCGCGACACGCTGTCCGAACTGGACCCGCGTGACACCCAGGGGCTGACCGTCATCGCGTTGTCGCGGGCTTCGGTGGAGACGGTCGCGGAGAGCACTTCGGACGCGGTGGTTTCCCCGCTGTTCTGGGGCGCGGTCGCGGGGGCGCCGGGGCTGCTCGGCGCGCGAGCGCTGAAGGTGCTGCGGCGGCTGAACTCGTCACCTCGGCACCACCGGTTCGGCTGGGTGGTGGTGCGCCTGGACGAGCTGGTCAACCTGCTGCCGACGCGGGTGGCCGCGGCGCTGACGGTGAGCGGGGCGCCGGTGGTCGGCGGGTCCGCCGCAGGGGCGTGGCGGGCGTGGCAGCGGGACGCTTCGGCGCACCCGAGCCCGAACGCCGGGCGCGTCGAAGCCGCTTTCGCGGGCGCACTGGAAATCCGTCTGGGTGGGCGGACGGTCTACCCGCACGGGGTCGAAGAGCTGCCGGTACTCGGCGACGGCCGCAACCCGGACGCCGGGCACGTGACACGAGCCGTCGAACTGTCGCGGGTGGTGGGCTGGCTGGCTGGGATCAGCTCGGCCGTGCTGGCCGTGGTGCTGGGCCTGCGCCGCCGCTGA
- a CDS encoding DUF1996 domain-containing protein, protein MARDSYEGRHRVSRKAKLTTGGLGLAVLTVGALAVFTTTGSPPQASADNPDLSQFADITTVEPNLNEPEARDDASTGTFTVDCGRNENGHFNPDNFIAQPGVRNGAQHLHDYVGNLSTDADSNNQSLQAAGTTCRNGDKSAYFWPVVRIDTEGDSEEDQQDDGQQGDQGQGDLPAQDENGELPGNEGEIQRPAVVDITFRGSPVTEVEAMPKFLRVLYGDAKVSTNGPANARESWTCSGFEDQVRIDKYVICPEGSDVMRVHDFPSCWDGQNIDSENHRDHIVYPNQNGQCEDGFTAVPQLRISLTYEIPREVQLAGQYKVDAFPEEDHNPLSDHDDFANVMSDAIMNRVVDCINSGRTCTE, encoded by the coding sequence ATGGCCCGAGACAGCTACGAGGGAAGGCACCGCGTTTCCCGCAAAGCCAAACTGACCACCGGCGGCCTCGGCCTCGCGGTGCTCACGGTCGGTGCGCTGGCCGTCTTCACCACCACGGGCTCACCCCCGCAGGCCAGTGCCGACAACCCGGATCTGAGCCAGTTCGCCGACATCACCACGGTCGAACCGAACCTGAACGAGCCCGAAGCCCGGGACGACGCCTCCACCGGCACCTTCACCGTCGACTGCGGGCGCAACGAGAACGGGCACTTCAACCCCGACAACTTCATCGCCCAGCCCGGCGTCCGGAACGGGGCGCAGCACCTGCACGACTACGTCGGCAACCTGTCCACCGACGCCGACTCGAACAACCAGAGCCTGCAGGCCGCGGGCACCACCTGCCGCAACGGCGACAAGTCGGCGTACTTCTGGCCGGTCGTCCGGATCGACACCGAAGGCGACAGCGAGGAGGACCAGCAGGACGACGGGCAGCAGGGCGACCAGGGCCAGGGCGACCTTCCCGCTCAGGACGAGAACGGGGAGTTGCCCGGCAACGAGGGCGAGATCCAGCGCCCCGCCGTCGTCGACATCACCTTTCGCGGCAGTCCGGTGACCGAGGTCGAGGCGATGCCGAAGTTCCTCCGCGTGCTCTACGGCGACGCGAAGGTCTCCACCAACGGACCAGCCAACGCCCGCGAGTCGTGGACCTGCAGCGGCTTCGAGGACCAGGTGCGCATCGACAAGTACGTGATCTGCCCCGAGGGCAGCGACGTGATGCGCGTGCACGACTTCCCGAGCTGCTGGGACGGGCAGAACATCGACAGCGAAAACCACCGCGACCACATCGTCTACCCGAACCAGAACGGCCAGTGCGAGGACGGCTTCACCGCCGTGCCGCAGCTGCGGATCAGCCTGACCTACGAGATCCCCCGCGAGGTCCAGCTCGCCGGTCAGTACAAAGTGGACGCTTTCCCCGAGGAGGACCACAACCCACTCTCCGACCACGACGACTTCGCCAACGTGATGTCGGACGCGATCATGAACCGGGTCGTGGACTGCATCAACTCCGGCCGCACCTGCACCGAGTAG
- a CDS encoding sigma-70 family RNA polymerase sigma factor, producing the protein MKSAGITGMTTNGPDEELVTMLYHQFRERLFSHVLRLTNYDRQWTEDVVQETLIRAWQNSATLTREPGMLRGWLLTVARRIVIDGWRSRQARPQEVELLRPEMAGCPDETDQSLSVMVIVDVISRLSNEQRAAIYQTYVKGHTVREAAQILQVPEGTVKSRLHKSMRLIRNALQEWT; encoded by the coding sequence ATGAAAAGCGCAGGAATCACCGGAATGACCACAAATGGTCCGGACGAAGAACTGGTGACGATGCTGTACCACCAGTTCCGCGAGAGACTTTTCAGCCATGTGCTGCGGCTGACCAATTACGACCGGCAGTGGACGGAAGACGTGGTGCAGGAGACGCTGATCCGCGCCTGGCAGAACTCCGCCACGCTGACCAGGGAACCCGGCATGCTCCGGGGCTGGCTGCTGACCGTCGCGCGGCGCATCGTGATCGACGGCTGGCGCTCGCGGCAGGCCCGCCCGCAGGAGGTGGAACTGCTCCGCCCGGAAATGGCGGGCTGCCCGGACGAGACCGATCAGTCCCTTTCCGTGATGGTCATCGTCGATGTCATCAGCAGGCTGAGCAACGAGCAGCGCGCGGCCATTTATCAAACGTATGTGAAAGGTCACACCGTGCGCGAGGCCGCGCAGATTCTGCAGGTTCCGGAAGGCACGGTGAAATCCCGGCTGCACAAGTCCATGCGACTGATCAGGAATGCACTGCAGGAGTGGACCTGA
- a CDS encoding AAA family ATPase, protein MTSSSALSSALAPAARRPAELVAAPFFGREKELDTIGGLLARAREGLDSHVMVFGEFGGGKTALLDAAARRARAQGFTVAIARGARLEVRLAGGIVHQLSDALLEVIDGDGTNALPAPARSNSEFDALESFQLLVRTAAARRPLFLAVDDVHLADAWSMRCLAYARPRLAGHRVVIATTANRGLAPLSEVSLPELTGTTPEVIELGGLDLTGVAGLVRAATGRQDAGFAAACREVTGGNPYLLRSLVSTLRHQQYKISELTAEQIRAVSVPLIGEILRVRLRGLPGTTDVARAVAVLGEDATLEAVGALAGLSPRATLRAVDTLVRLHVLADSYPPAFTYSYVRNGVLDDMCVAEQAASHATAARLLFDAGVPDERVAAHLLEAGPIRLPWGVEVLRRAARRAVHQQNADLAGACLRRALDERLPPDRRLAVQLELGHVEFGLDRSAGRARLRDALAMAEDPGAAAEVAETMVLGSCGDAANRLAISVATEVIARLGSAQREVAQRLRYTTYLAAAGGSRHASACAKRVFDDLRAEIPENDQLRRIHALLVALAHAREAGSHADFLRYAAESLDGDPIPAFGQPYVFALFSTALADEPEHAERFRRLVEGMREPHDYHLPKGIAASLAHGMAIHLLGDLPKARTFFASPVRMFLDSGAANGCPMATLCLAWYTEVLVDLGRLDEATAMLSHVTASQLFPDTHLLFARARLRLAAGDGQAALDDLTDCGRRLAERGVVNPAVLAWREQAVRAHLLLGDREQAAELAAENLRLSKQWGTPRVVGTALLAAGIAGEDGDDAEHALQSAIESLSASPAKLRLAEALFELGALLRRRGHPEKAVPQLRRALDLTAQCAAEPLSRLAGRELRACESALSETKTSAHGLTRQESRVAAMAVQGLTNRQIADALHLTRRTVELHLSGAYRKLGISGRGDLSSAFPG, encoded by the coding sequence GTGACTTCGTCTTCAGCGCTGTCTTCCGCGCTGGCGCCCGCCGCCCGAAGACCAGCCGAACTGGTCGCCGCGCCCTTCTTCGGCAGGGAAAAGGAGCTGGACACCATCGGCGGCCTGCTCGCGCGCGCCAGGGAAGGCCTCGACTCGCACGTGATGGTCTTCGGTGAGTTCGGCGGGGGCAAGACCGCGCTGCTCGACGCCGCCGCCCGCCGCGCGCGGGCGCAGGGCTTCACCGTGGCGATCGCGCGCGGCGCCCGGCTGGAGGTCCGCCTGGCCGGCGGCATCGTGCACCAGCTGTCCGACGCGCTGCTCGAGGTGATCGACGGCGACGGCACCAACGCGCTGCCCGCTCCGGCGCGCTCGAACTCCGAATTCGACGCGCTCGAGTCCTTCCAGCTGCTGGTCCGGACCGCCGCCGCCCGCCGCCCGCTGTTCCTCGCCGTGGACGACGTGCACCTGGCCGACGCCTGGTCGATGCGCTGCCTCGCCTACGCCAGGCCGCGGCTGGCCGGGCACCGCGTGGTCATCGCGACCACCGCGAACCGCGGGCTCGCCCCGCTCAGCGAGGTTTCGCTGCCGGAGCTGACCGGCACCACGCCCGAGGTGATCGAGCTGGGCGGGCTCGACCTGACCGGGGTGGCCGGGCTGGTGCGGGCCGCGACCGGGCGCCAGGACGCCGGGTTCGCCGCGGCCTGCCGTGAGGTCACCGGCGGCAACCCGTACCTGCTGCGGTCGCTGGTCAGCACGCTGCGGCACCAGCAGTACAAGATCAGCGAGCTGACCGCCGAGCAGATCCGCGCGGTGTCCGTGCCGCTGATCGGCGAGATCCTGCGGGTGCGGTTGCGCGGCCTGCCCGGCACCACCGATGTCGCGCGCGCGGTCGCCGTGCTCGGTGAGGACGCCACGCTGGAAGCGGTCGGCGCGCTCGCCGGGCTGTCCCCGCGTGCCACGCTGCGCGCGGTGGACACGCTGGTCCGGCTGCACGTGCTGGCCGACAGCTATCCCCCGGCCTTTACCTACTCCTACGTGCGCAACGGCGTGCTCGACGACATGTGCGTCGCCGAGCAGGCCGCCAGCCACGCCACCGCGGCCCGCCTGCTGTTCGACGCCGGTGTCCCGGACGAACGCGTCGCCGCGCACCTGCTCGAAGCGGGCCCGATCCGCCTGCCGTGGGGCGTGGAGGTGCTGCGCCGGGCCGCCCGTCGCGCGGTCCACCAGCAGAACGCCGACCTGGCCGGTGCCTGCCTGCGGCGCGCGCTCGACGAGCGGCTGCCCCCGGACCGGCGGCTCGCCGTCCAGTTGGAACTCGGGCACGTCGAGTTCGGTTTGGACCGTTCGGCCGGGCGCGCCCGGCTGCGTGACGCGCTGGCCATGGCCGAAGATCCCGGCGCCGCCGCCGAAGTCGCCGAGACGATGGTGCTCGGCTCCTGCGGTGACGCGGCGAACCGGCTGGCGATCTCGGTGGCCACCGAGGTGATCGCACGGCTCGGTTCCGCCCAGCGCGAGGTCGCGCAGCGCCTGCGGTACACCACCTATCTCGCCGCGGCCGGTGGTTCGCGGCACGCGTCGGCGTGCGCGAAGCGGGTGTTCGACGACCTGCGCGCGGAGATCCCGGAAAACGACCAGCTGCGGCGCATCCACGCGCTGCTGGTCGCGCTCGCGCACGCCAGGGAAGCCGGTTCACACGCCGACTTCCTGCGGTACGCGGCCGAATCGCTCGACGGCGACCCGATCCCGGCCTTCGGCCAGCCGTACGTGTTCGCCCTGTTCAGCACCGCGCTCGCGGACGAGCCCGAGCACGCCGAGCGGTTCCGCCGGCTGGTCGAGGGCATGCGCGAACCGCACGACTACCACCTGCCGAAGGGCATCGCCGCGTCGCTGGCCCACGGCATGGCCATCCACCTGCTCGGCGACCTGCCGAAGGCACGCACCTTCTTCGCCTCACCGGTGCGCATGTTCCTCGACTCCGGCGCGGCGAACGGCTGCCCGATGGCCACGCTGTGCCTGGCCTGGTACACCGAGGTGCTGGTGGACCTGGGCAGGCTCGACGAGGCGACCGCGATGCTCTCGCACGTCACCGCCAGCCAGCTGTTCCCCGACACGCACCTGCTGTTCGCGCGCGCCAGGCTGCGGCTGGCCGCCGGGGACGGGCAGGCTGCGCTCGACGACCTGACCGACTGCGGCAGGCGGCTGGCGGAACGCGGCGTGGTCAACCCGGCCGTGCTCGCCTGGCGTGAGCAGGCCGTGCGCGCGCACCTGCTGCTGGGTGACCGTGAGCAGGCGGCCGAGCTGGCTGCGGAGAACCTGCGGTTGTCGAAGCAGTGGGGCACCCCGCGAGTGGTCGGCACGGCGCTGCTGGCCGCCGGGATCGCGGGTGAGGACGGCGACGACGCCGAGCACGCGCTGCAGTCCGCGATCGAGTCGCTGTCGGCGTCGCCCGCGAAACTGCGGCTGGCGGAGGCCCTGTTCGAGCTGGGTGCGCTGCTCCGGCGGCGCGGGCACCCGGAGAAGGCGGTGCCCCAGCTGCGGCGGGCGCTGGACCTGACCGCGCAGTGCGCGGCGGAACCGCTGTCGCGGCTGGCCGGGCGTGAGCTGCGCGCGTGCGAGTCGGCGTTGAGCGAGACCAAAACCAGCGCGCACGGGCTGACCAGGCAGGAAAGCCGCGTCGCGGCGATGGCGGTGCAGGGGCTGACCAACCGGCAGATCGCCGACGCGCTGCACCTGACCCGCCGGACCGTGGAGCTGCACCTTTCCGGCGCGTACCGGAAGCTCGGCATCTCCGGCCGCGGTGATCTGTCGAGCGCGTTCCCCGGTTAG
- a CDS encoding NAD(P)/FAD-dependent oxidoreductase translates to MRARQSAERIVVVGAGLAGLRAAERLRELAFDGEIVMIGSEPLRPYHRPALSKGFLSGAMSAGELRLQQYQELGAVWRLDTTALHLQPRRRVLHLPGGEQMGYDGLIIATGVEPKRAANIPHGHPRVVVMRTLSDAQRLQKNLAGTRGPVAVIGGGFTGCEIASSLREMDREVTIIGRSKSLMGNVLGEDLGERLTQLHRDHGVRLALGTSIQDWLPGHTGMGIRLSDGQMLVASCVVAAVGTVPAVSWLRGAGLRISDGVVCESTCHVVGADDVVAAGDVAQWPNLRFDAVPRRVEHWLNAIEMGRAAAENLLAGPAAAKPFTPMPRFWSEQHGVRIQAAGVPKLGTDTVALSPPAGGGRTVTGYVRDGRLLGVVGMNSPSAVLAWAADLERQCPVPDELDVPDRPVFSTGEMSRARILAGR, encoded by the coding sequence ATGAGAGCCAGACAGTCGGCCGAGCGCATCGTCGTGGTCGGCGCCGGTCTCGCCGGGCTGCGTGCCGCCGAGCGCCTGCGTGAACTGGCCTTCGACGGCGAGATCGTGATGATCGGCAGCGAGCCGCTGCGGCCGTACCACCGGCCCGCGTTGTCCAAGGGCTTCCTCAGCGGCGCGATGAGCGCGGGTGAGCTGCGCCTGCAGCAGTACCAGGAACTCGGCGCGGTCTGGCGGCTCGACACCACCGCGCTGCACCTGCAACCGCGCCGGCGCGTGCTGCACCTGCCCGGCGGTGAGCAGATGGGCTACGACGGGCTGATCATCGCCACCGGCGTGGAACCCAAGCGGGCGGCGAACATCCCGCACGGCCACCCGCGCGTGGTGGTGATGCGCACGCTGTCCGACGCGCAGCGGCTGCAGAAGAACCTGGCGGGCACGCGCGGCCCGGTGGCGGTGATCGGCGGCGGGTTCACCGGCTGCGAAATCGCCTCCAGCCTGCGTGAGATGGACCGCGAGGTGACCATCATCGGGCGGTCGAAGAGCCTGATGGGCAACGTGCTCGGCGAGGACCTCGGCGAGCGGCTCACCCAGCTCCACCGCGACCACGGCGTCCGGCTCGCACTGGGCACCTCGATCCAGGACTGGCTGCCCGGCCACACCGGCATGGGCATCCGGCTCTCCGACGGGCAGATGCTGGTTGCCTCGTGCGTGGTGGCCGCGGTCGGCACCGTGCCCGCGGTGTCGTGGTTGCGTGGGGCCGGGCTCCGGATCTCCGACGGCGTGGTGTGCGAATCCACCTGCCACGTCGTCGGCGCGGACGACGTGGTCGCGGCCGGTGACGTGGCGCAGTGGCCCAACCTGCGCTTCGACGCGGTGCCGCGGCGCGTGGAGCACTGGCTCAACGCCATCGAGATGGGCCGCGCCGCCGCGGAGAACCTGCTCGCCGGACCGGCCGCGGCCAAGCCGTTCACGCCGATGCCGCGGTTCTGGTCCGAGCAGCACGGGGTCCGCATCCAGGCCGCCGGGGTGCCGAAGCTCGGCACCGACACGGTGGCGCTCAGTCCACCCGCCGGGGGCGGCCGGACCGTGACCGGTTATGTCCGGGACGGCCGCCTGCTCGGCGTGGTCGGCATGAACAGCCCGTCCGCGGTGCTGGCCTGGGCCGCGGACCTGGAACGGCAGTGCCCGGTGCCGGACGAACTCGACGTGCCGGACCGGCCGGTGTTCAGCACGGGTGAGATGAGCCGCGCGAGGATTCTCGCCGGCCGCTAG
- a CDS encoding ferredoxin, whose translation MPDPLLLQAATSPHDAGVREMAALSARLAYVAMCLTLSWGVLTATGWVRRLSGHHALRGGHQMLASFTIATGITHAAAFPFLDDIDFGMAKILVPFADGGLARHALGILGLELMVAITITAGLHRTVKYLNWLRFHQLAYPAVAMTVVHSWFGAAANGHLSLLWLGGITVLAPALTLSVLRLMPPKHLVRIGLLDAPPVGPSKPGKAVVMRVSVDNQRCRRYGICQQEAPDVFQLREDGRLRYTRNPNAAQNDQAQAAARACPMRAIQLQGVDQ comes from the coding sequence ATGCCCGACCCCCTGCTCCTGCAGGCCGCCACCTCCCCGCACGACGCCGGTGTCCGCGAGATGGCGGCCCTTTCGGCCAGGCTGGCCTACGTCGCGATGTGCCTGACCCTGTCCTGGGGCGTGCTCACCGCGACCGGCTGGGTGCGCCGCCTGTCCGGGCACCACGCCCTGCGCGGCGGGCACCAGATGCTGGCCTCGTTCACCATCGCCACCGGGATCACGCACGCCGCGGCGTTCCCGTTCCTCGACGACATCGACTTCGGCATGGCCAAGATCCTGGTGCCGTTCGCCGACGGCGGCCTGGCCAGGCACGCGCTGGGCATTCTCGGGCTGGAGCTGATGGTCGCCATCACCATCACCGCCGGCCTGCACCGCACGGTGAAGTACCTGAACTGGCTGCGGTTCCACCAGCTGGCCTATCCGGCGGTGGCGATGACCGTGGTGCACTCGTGGTTCGGCGCCGCGGCCAACGGGCACCTTTCGCTGCTGTGGCTGGGCGGCATCACCGTGCTCGCGCCGGCGCTCACGCTCAGCGTGCTGCGCCTGATGCCGCCGAAGCACCTGGTGCGCATCGGCCTGCTCGACGCGCCGCCGGTCGGCCCGTCGAAACCCGGCAAGGCGGTGGTGATGCGGGTCAGCGTGGACAACCAGCGCTGCCGCCGGTACGGCATCTGCCAGCAGGAGGCCCCCGACGTCTTCCAGCTCCGCGAGGACGGGCGCCTGCGCTACACCCGCAATCCGAACGCCGCGCAGAACGACCAGGCCCAGGCCGCCGCCCGCGCCTGCCCGATGCGCGCCATCCAGCTGCAAGGGGTCGATCAGTGA
- a CDS encoding SCO6745 family protein: MELAEAKEIAYRCHRVLEPIHAMVYFAPEAEERFTEVGLRPGRMGYFASRSAPMGAVGPGPVAATFFNFNPELVARHIPRAWELADPREVVEARFAAAEAALRRLLGDELAESEVVTEAAELAREVADGCVPEGRPLYAAHADLDWPDEPLLVLWHAASLLREFRGDGHIAALVGAGLNGLTALVTHTATGKGFLEPAAKKSRGWSDEQWDAAADYLRTEGILDTDGKLTARGQEVREGVEDITNFSAASPWVRFGGDKADRLHTLARQLSRTAVANGAFPANVFGTGSEKAK, translated from the coding sequence ATGGAACTCGCTGAGGCCAAGGAAATCGCGTACCGCTGTCACCGCGTGCTCGAACCGATCCACGCGATGGTCTACTTCGCCCCGGAGGCGGAGGAGCGCTTCACCGAGGTCGGGCTGCGGCCGGGCCGGATGGGGTACTTCGCCAGCCGGTCGGCGCCGATGGGCGCGGTCGGCCCGGGGCCGGTGGCCGCCACCTTCTTCAACTTCAACCCGGAGCTGGTCGCGCGGCACATCCCGCGCGCGTGGGAGCTGGCCGATCCGCGCGAGGTGGTCGAAGCCCGCTTCGCCGCGGCGGAGGCGGCGCTGCGGCGGCTGCTCGGGGACGAACTGGCGGAGTCCGAAGTGGTCACCGAGGCCGCCGAGCTGGCACGCGAGGTCGCCGACGGCTGTGTGCCGGAGGGACGGCCGCTCTACGCCGCGCACGCTGACCTGGACTGGCCCGACGAGCCGCTGCTGGTGCTGTGGCACGCGGCTTCGCTGCTGCGCGAGTTCCGCGGCGACGGGCACATCGCGGCGCTGGTCGGGGCCGGGCTGAACGGGCTGACCGCGCTGGTCACGCACACCGCGACGGGCAAGGGCTTCCTGGAGCCGGCGGCGAAGAAGAGCCGCGGCTGGTCGGACGAGCAGTGGGACGCCGCGGCCGACTACCTGCGCACCGAAGGCATCCTGGACACCGACGGCAAGCTCACCGCGCGCGGCCAGGAGGTGCGCGAGGGGGTCGAGGACATCACGAACTTCTCGGCCGCTTCGCCGTGGGTGCGTTTCGGGGGCGACAAGGCCGACCGGCTGCACACCCTGGCACGGCAGCTGAGCCGCACCGCGGTGGCGAACGGTGCGTTCCCCGCCAACGTCTTCGGCACCGGCTCCGAAAAGGCGAAGTAG